A stretch of the Aegilops tauschii subsp. strangulata cultivar AL8/78 chromosome 4, Aet v6.0, whole genome shotgun sequence genome encodes the following:
- the LOC141021690 gene encoding uncharacterized protein: MMQGTLPGKEEDAERVAWQATAYCIQDGELYRKRPNDVSLRCISREQGCELLADIHGRDCGHHSSSRTLVGMAFHGGFYWPTALNDATEMEDGSCPTLSLVRPARGLGRCVRALGCPTPRAHLAKALSPQSFGSLDLREAPSNELVIGDPS; this comes from the exons ATGATGCAAGGAACCCTGCCAGGGAAGGAGGAAGACGCGGAGCGCGTAGCCTGGCAGGCTACAGCCTACTGCATTCAGGACGGTGAGCTGTACCGAAAACGCCCGAAcgatgtttccttgcgatgcatctccagggagcaggggtgTGAGCTATTAGCTGACATACACGGCAGGGACTGCGGGCATCATTCGTCATCGCGCACCTTGGTGGGCATGGCGTTCCAcggtggattctactggcccacggcactcaacgacgcaaccGAGATG GAGGACGGCAGTTGCCCGACGCTCTCCCTCGTGCGCCCCGCGCGGGGGCTGGGCAGGTGTGTCCGTGCGCTGGGCTGCCCCACGCCGCGGGCACACCTCGCCAAAGCCCTGTCGCCCCAGAGCTTCGGCTCCCTTGATCTTCGGGAGGCGCCCTCGAATGAGCTCGTGATTGGCGACCCCTCTTAA